Proteins from one Triticum aestivum cultivar Chinese Spring chromosome 7A, IWGSC CS RefSeq v2.1, whole genome shotgun sequence genomic window:
- the LOC123153389 gene encoding WAS/WASL-interacting protein family member 1, with product MAEVDGAPGSWGPRRWQIGAAGNLGSMAEDGCGGPRRRAGLHCLAVVFGDPQPGSARGSRDGGDQQMAMGMGVGGGSGGLKSTMEGGRSGTGSTMGKIKITIKTRSALYRPDWILASRHEKTTPAGDPAVRLPGEHRHCAPSPKTQLLRPFLARLRRPTAAFPPWPRAARRHNHRRRRSSRGPPAPRPPPPTSQPPPTRRLTQRVALCTLPPHSLRRRRWAELGRDPSLLSTARAFNAKKCSRRPAFLPCPRTHLPPPAGRRRPTFLLRSGALLVCCCPTTSSVACVPRHQEPPPKSMVTPLHSSLALGPVTLPISCFSAVDSPAIPLWQASASSTSIASHPCSLVPALHRLEQAKKEKTLMQWFRCREISVQEREAVRFICCTQPVCSYAQATKRKEKILMDVSRYCWLWGKEYW from the exons ATGGCGGAAGTGGATGGTGCGCCGGGAAGCTGGGGGCCACGGCGGTGGCAGATAGGGGCGGCGGGGAACCTGGGATCCATGGCGGAGGATGGATGTGGAGGTCCGCGGCGGCGCGCGGGGCTCCACTGCCTGGCGGTGGTGTTCGGGGATCCACAGCCCGGCAGCGCAAGGGGATCTAGGGATGGCGGCGACCAGCAGATGGCAATGGGCATGGGtgtgggcggcggctccggtggcctgAAGAGCACGATGGAGGGCGGCAGATCAGGAACCGGCAGCACTATGGGGAAG ATCAAAATAACTATTAAAACACGGTCGGCCTTATATAGGCCCGATTGGATCCTCGCGAGCCGACATGAAAAAACAACACCCGCTGGAGACCCCGCCGTGCGCCTTCCCGGAGAACACCGTCACTGCGCGCCCTCCCCAAAGACCCAGCTGCTGCGCCCCTTCCTTGCGCGCCTCCGGCGTCCCACCGCCGCATTCCCGCCGTGGCCGCGCGCGGCTCGGCGCCACAACCATCGCCGGCGGAGATCCAGCAGAGGTCCACCAGCTCCACGACCTCCACCTCCCACCTCCCAACCCCCGCCTACCCGCCGCCTCACCCAGCGCGTCGCCCTCTGCACTCTGCCACCACATTCCCTGCGCCGCCGCCGGTGGGCAGAGCTTGGACGGGATCCGAGCCTTCTTTCGACCGCACGCGCCTTCAACGCCAAAAAATGTAGTCGTCGTCCCGCCTTCCTACCCTGTCCGCGGACCCACCTTCCTCCTCCGGCCGGGCGTCGGCGCCCCACCTTCCTCCTTCGGTCGGGCGCACTGCTCGTCTGCTGCTGCCCCACAACTTCCTCCGTCGCCTGCGTCCCCCGCCACCAGGAGccacctcccaaatccatggtgacACCCCTCCACTCCAGCCTCGCGCTTGGGCCTGTGACCCTGCCTATCAGCTGCTTCAGCGCAGTTGACTCCCCAGCCATCCCGCTTTGGCAAGCCAGCGCCTCATCGACCTCAATCGCCTCCCACCCTTGCTCCCTAGTTCCCGCGCTGCACAGGCTAGAGCAGGCGAAGAAG GAGAAGACGTTGATGCAATGGTTCAGATGCAGAGAAATCTCAGTACAGGAAAGAGAAGCAGTGCGCTTTATTTGTTGCACACAACCTGTTTGCTCTTATGCCCAagcaacaaaaagaaaagaaaaaatattgaTGGATGTGTCTCGGTATTGTTGGTTGTGGGGGAAGGAGTACTGGTGA